From the Caloenas nicobarica isolate bCalNic1 chromosome 2, bCalNic1.hap1, whole genome shotgun sequence genome, the window CAGCCTCAGCTAAAGTCGCATTCTGCTCACAACAGCTAAGAGGCTATATAGTCTTTAGTTCTAAAAGCCAAAAGAAAGCTGTTGCTAGTTTGTGGGAAGgatgaacagaaatgaaaagttaaCAGCTCACTTCTTCCCCTAGCAACCTTACAGCCACTCCAGAGGCTTTGCCAGCCCTGTATAATCCAGCAGATAATAAGGGCAGCACGTTGCAGCCTTTCTGGCTGATTTATGCGTAATGTTACATCCTTGGGCTGTGCTCACAGCAGAAAATCTGGACATGGAAACTCTCACTACCTTTTATAGCCCAAGTCCACCTGGGGAATTATTCCCATTCGGATCTGACCCTTTGTACCCCCAAACCAGTAGCCAGCCCCCCATACTGGAAATGCTGACTCCCTTGATCCTGCCCTGGTTTGGTTCTCACTTGCCCAAAAAATAAACTGAGACAGTGAACAACTGCACAAGCCTCTCAACAAGTCATTTACTCTCAGACACCGTATCCCTTTTCCTTAAATAGGGCGGTGGTCAAAAATCAGAGTAAGGCTTTCCTACAGATAAATATAATAGTTAATTTATAATTGTATGTTACGTGCTCATATAACAAATCAGTGCAATCTCCTCATTACAAACTCTCATTTGAGATCAAGCACAAGGATAACCAGGCACTTGGAGGTAATAATGTGATTGAAAGGGGCAGAAGTAATAAATCATCCAAATTAGTTTCAGTGAACAGATGAAATGACTGAAATACCTTCAGGGTTTGTAGAAGTTAGTCAGCTTATGCATAACTATAACATCCCTTCTGGCTGCAGTATCAATGTTTCTgtagctgcagctggagaattTAGGCACAGCTTTAGCTAgtagagaaaaaacagtattcCTCGTCAAAGCAGAGGGATCTGCGAGTAGggtgctctgctctgcctccccGCCAGTTGTCATACAGTGTGTTACAATATCTGAAATCAGCCATGAATCACAAGTTACTGGGAAATACAGACAGAGAAAGAGACAACCTGTTCCTACAAATGTTTCCTTAGAAAAGATGAGCTAAAATGACTGTGCTGTGATGAAAGAGTATCCTGAGTCTAGAATAGGCATCCTTGGTTGACAGGTGAGTTGTTGTAAGTTACTAAGAGCTCCTGAAGAAATTAGGTTTGAAAAAGACATACCATCTGGTGCTGGAATCAAAAGCTTCTGACTTGGTTACCTCCAACTGCAAGTGGGACGATTTTGAAAGGAGTGCAGCAGGTCTAGGAGCTgtgatattttggaaaaaaggtTTATGCATGAAGAAGTGGCTCCTATTTCCTCATGCTTCCTACCGCTTTCCAGTTCAGCAGGTACCAGACATCTTGCCTTGCAGAGGTCAGGCACAGCTGATCAGTAGGAGCAGCTCCTAGCTTCAGCTGAATAGTGCTTGCCCACTTACCCtctaaaatgagaaagaaaaatgcttcctAGTGCATTACCGTGGAAaggctgccaggccctgctccaGTCCACTCTTCATGCCAGTGAAGTGTTGCTTTCTATGTCCTGTTGTCTGGTGCTCTGTAGAAACTGGTTCTGAGTGCCCAAAGCAGTGGGATTTCCTCTCCTGGAAAGTGTTGAAATACAGACACTACGTTTCATCTTTGCAAACATCACTTTTATTTATCACTTTATTGTACTAAACAAATCTTCGGTTTATTTTATGATAATCTGTTTAGATGAGGGTTAGGGTGTGGGATTAATCTCACCTAATTTTCATCACCTGAAATCAGGACATCTAGTTAAAGCTCATCATCCTCTGTGTGACTTCTTTTGCTAATGGAAAGAGAGGAGCCTCCCTGGGGTACTAGTCAGCCGGCGGATGGGGTGAATTGTCTGCCAGAGCCACGGCTGCCTTAGACTAGGCATATAACTTCTACATATCTGAAGTTACTTACTGTTTTAGGGGGTTGGCAGAAACCTTTTTAAGTTGGTTTTGAAtcctcctttccccttcttATTGCTGCTTGTGAAATGGATACCCTTGCTTGAGTCAGCATCTGTGACACCAACTGTATCCTCTCTTTGGCAAGATCCTATTTTAAGCTTTCCATCAGAGGCCACAGCTATTTGTGCCATTGTCAAAACTCTTCAAAAGGTCCGGTGACATTGATGGTAGGTCTCTTAGAAGCCAAAGGTTCTGCAGTAACATAAATAGGATCAGCAGCACTAAGTGCAGGTGAAAGAAAAGCCAGCTGCACATCCTTTCTGTCTCCCTTGGCAACAGCATCTTGCCAACAAAAACTGCTGCCAAGTAAAggctggaaaggaagggatgTGCATTTTTCAAAGCTGGGGCTGGACAAGCTTTGCTTGAGGGGGGAGCTGTCAGATCAAGGAACAttcatgtgcttttaaaattatttttggtttgttccATGTGTTTTTGGACAAGGGAACGCACAGAGCCTCTGTCCCTATGAAGAGTTTTCATCTGAAACTCCAAACGATGGCCTCTGCAATTTAGAGCCATATGTTTCCATCCATGACAGCACACAGGGAAGAAATGTGTGATGAGTTACTACTTACAGATGTGGCAAATCCTCCAGCAAAGGTTAAAATACGTGGCATGGTTCTCTTGTTACGCCAGCTGCAGCTTTGTGCTAAATCATTGTTTCAGCAGCAAGCTCTTAATCAGCCCTGAGTTCTAGAAACTGCTAAACAAGCTGATATTtgtaaggacttttttttttttttaatagtgcaCTAAATATCTTTATTTGGAAAAACCTTCAGACTGGAAACATGGTGAAAAGTGAACTGCAAATGGCAGGGAGAAAAGAGGCATGAGCACATgagcagaaaaaggcaaagatcTAAGATTATTATTTGTGCTCTTTCTACATCCTCCATGAAATGATCATGGCTGTGAAAACGGAGTTTGTGTAACTAGGGGTAAAATATACTTGTAATATAATACATGCATCTGCCTGGCCTTCCTGATAGGGACTTCAGTCCGTGAAAATCAGCACTGGGGTCACTGTCGGAGGCCCCGTAGCTGCTAGTGCCACCAGATCTCAAACCTACTGTCACAGCATCATTCCTTTCTGATTTGGCTGTGGTGTCAAAAAAAGAAGTCTGGCTGCAACACGTTTGTATCCAAGACCTGAAAAAGGAGGATCTTCTCACCTGGtatgatgaaagaaaaaaaggaagtgacTTTTCTCTCTAGCAAAATACCACAAATGAAGTTTGGGAGAAGCCCATATTACAGACCGCTTGGGCAGTTGCAGCACCCCTGGATACAACAGGGACTCTGAATCAAAGACTGACTCTGAGGGATTCCTATACTGCTCTCAAGAAGCCCCCAACTTGTTGCTCTCCTAACATCTCCCTGTGCCTTTTGAGACGGTTGTTGGCTGCACGGGGCACATTTTCGTGCTCTTTGGGCAGTCTGTTCTTCCAGACACCCAGCTGtgccagagaaagaaacagaaaaaaaaaaaagaagaaacagaaaaaaaaaaagaagaaacagaagaagggAGGCAGGATTGTGGTTTTAGGACTCACAGGATCTGTGGACTTCTTTATGGTTACGAAGTAGAAATTTCCCATTCATCACTGAGgagtgaagaaataaaatacagaatatgcATATTGATGccaaagaaggagaaggagagaagagggtCGATATTTCATTCCCCATATTTTCCTTTGACAGGAATATTAATGTCATTAGAGATAATTGAATGAAGTGGAAAGTCTGGTGGTGGTACAGAAGCAGGCGGTAGATCTGTAAAATCCATCCATACACAAAAAGCTAAACGCTGCGCTGAAGGGGAGGGCACTCTGCCTTGAAATAGGGACTGAACGGTCTCACAAGGGTGTGCAGCTGGCGTACTCATTGCTGTTTTGTTCCCAGAAAACGAGAACTGCCAGCAATCCTCTGGCATCTGAATAGCCCCGTGTCAGACAAACTGTATCTGAACTTGATAGGAAACCAAGCTGGAATACCAAGCAGCCCTTTGATCCGCTGGCAGTGAGGGGGACTGGCTCAGTAAGTTAATCTTGCCTTGCAGTTGCAAAGGTGCTCCATAAAGGAGTGAGCCCTCTCgctgcacagccctgcaagACACGCCTGCCTGGGCTGGCTCTGTCCTCAttcctccaaagcacttccaaCAATAACAGCAACTCCCGCGTGCAGCTGCCTTGTTAGGaggaagatgtattttttcctttttctgctgaggGATGAAGCTTCCAAATCTGTGTGATGTGAGCAAGTGAGGATGTCTGCTGACAAGTCCAAATGATATTTTCAGGTAAGTGATTACCTTGAACAAGCAGCTAGAGTCAggctctttctttttattaccCTCCTCTCAGTAATTACTGTTGTCCTAGATTGTCAGTAAGCCTTTTCACAAGGTTCAATGGCTCGGATGTCTGTATATATTTAGCTGAGTAGGAGATCTgaagcatttctgaaacacCTATTCCCATAGTATCTGTGAGTCTCTAGTGCAGTGTGAGAAGGAATTGGGAGTTGCTAGCTCTATAACTATACGACACTGTCCTGTTTCTATCACTCATTGTTTAAATGCCTGGAGGACCAGAAATGAATTTTGATTTACAGAGTCACTCCCTTGAAGTCTGTGATAGAAGTGGATCTTAGAGGCAATAACAGTATTCTGCAATGTTTTAATATCGGTAAAAGACCAGGACTTTCTTGCCAGATGAAAACTGTAGCAACCGCCACTGTTGTTGCACAGGGAGTGTCAGCAAGTACTGCTTGGTTTGTGTTTGTACATGTGATTTCCAGAGCTTCTGCTGATGCTGGTTTTTGTTACTGCAAATAGAGCTGTTACTCTGTGTGCGTCAGTCTCTGCATTTTACCAAATACCTTGTGTTTTGAAGTTGGGGTTGATCACTCTGTCTAATGCTTACCAAGAAAAAGAGACAGTAACTTGTAAGTTAGTATCTGGGAGTTCTGGCATGACAGCCACTGATAGACAGTCAGGGAAGAGAAATCTTCTGTGCAGAGTAacctactttttcttctttcagttctgCCACCAATCATGGAGATGAAATTTGCTTAACTCTTTGTTTGTACAAAGGCTGCTTTATTGTAAGTGAAAATCATATTGCTTTGACAGATTACAAAGAAAATGACCGTAACAAAAGTAATAATATATACTTCCTTTGCAGTTTCTGCCTATTAAAGATTCATTTTGCTCCCGGTAACATTTTGGGTTTGCTGAGAGACACATGAGGAGTTAACGGCATTGTGAAGAAAGCTTTCGTTACAACAATAACATTGCTGTTGCTTTGAACAGGTTTTGCACAACCTTCTCTCGCTATTAGTAAGCTGAGACTGTTAGAAGCATGGAGAGGCTTCAGCATCCCGTCCGCTGCCCATGTGCACCCCAGCCCTGGGTCTGTAGATAATGGGTCCTTTGTAGGACGGCTCCCTTTGCTTCCCTTGCCCATGGCAGTGTGAAATCATGAGTCCAGTGGGAGATCTCTGCACAAAAGGCCCTTCCTGACCCCCtacagtgaaaatatttgccaGGTACTGCTCAGGGTGGCTTTGTTTGTCTTGCTGCGAGGTCCGAGGTAGCAGAGGCCAGAAGGGGTCAAGCGCCAGACTGAGCTCGTTGCGCATGTTCATTTGCTGTAGAAATGTGAATGCGCAGCTCAAAAGTTTCCGCTGGGTTTTTGGCAATTCGGACTTGGTCCGAAGctggctaaagtcactgggaaCTTTTCCACGGGCTTTAGATCAGAAGTTACGTAAGTTTGTGTTGTTTAAAGGAGGTGACCTGGGGAGGCCGAACGCCGGAGCTGACTCGACAGCTGCATGCCTGCTCAGCTGGGTCATGCAAAAAGGCTGTTCTGAAAGTGCCCATGACATGTCCCAGGCAGCACCAGGGGGTATTAACTCCTAAATGAGGCCTTTTAATATTGTCCTGTGCCAGGACACTGGCTCCTAGCAAGGGCTTCTGAGGTCCTGAGATAAAACAGTCAAAGAACATCAGCTGCTGGGCCCAGAGtcactttgttttctggtttggggGGAGGCAGTTCTGCCTCCTGCACGCAAATAAAAGGGTCGTGAGGAAGTTCCCAAACGGTAGGACCCTGCAGATTTCTTAGTCTGGGAAAGCAAAATACTCTTAACCCCCAACTTTTCTGAGACTTGCTGAGGACATCAACCGCAGTCTTTTAAAACACTGCTGTAAAGGAACTCCATTTTCTTCATGTACACAGTTGTACACACCGTTTCTGGACTCCTCACATGAGTGTACAATGGGAAGAAGCACTGAAGGAAGGTCCTGTTGAGATTTGAACCATTGCACCATGTTGTCAGGAAGAAGTTTTTATGGCTAAATGCACATCGGCACCCTCTGTGTACATTCTGCTCTCACTTTGCTGTGCTTCATCTTGgagttaatttattttgtacttaATATTCCCTTCTTGGTGCATTGTGCAAGACCACAGGATGACACAGTTCACGCCACAGAGGTGTCAGGTAAATCAGCCTTCTCATTAGGGTTGGATGGTTTTAATGTCGTCATAAAATTAGACTCCAGAAGTGGGAATTTGACACACAGCATTTAAAAGCCTAACTAGTTTGACCCTTTCTGAGCATGAGCTCCTACACCTTAGAAATGGCTCCTTATGAAAAAGCTTAATGGTGTGAATGGACCTTTGAAAATataattcattattattattatttactgtAATGTGCTTATATCCATCTATATTACCATTATGCCAGCAGATAGTAAGGACTGCCAGTCCTTACCCCAAAGGGCTCATGCTCTAAGTAAGATCAGTCCTAAGAGCCTTAGGCAGCCAAAACTGAAGGATTTTGGCAAAGAGCTGCAGGACTGTGCTTTGAACTGACCAAGAGCATCCGCTATGTACCATCTCATCTGGGATATCGAAACTTTGGCCATGACAACTTAATAGCAACCAGAAGGTTTCCTTTCAGTGGTTGTCTGATTGAGGGTAAGCTGAGGCAGTGGGGGATGATTCGCGTTGTCCCTTCTCTCAGTGTGCGTgcatttgtgaagcagaaacagaggttgggaaaggaagaagtttCAAGGGTTGGTTAAGCCCGTTTCTGTGACAAATGCCTCCTGTGCCTTAGTAGAGAAACTCAGAATATCCTTTTCCTAGGCTTAAGTCAAAGTTGCCAAACAGGGCAGTCCAGTATCAGGGACCTCAATAAGAGTCCCGCGTTGTAAGATATTGCATATCCGCAAGTGATAGAAAAGTAAGCGGGAGCTCTGGGCAATCAGGTCACCACAAATCCAGCCAGAACATGCCTAGCATGTTCTGAAAATACTGATACCAGCTTTACTTTTTGCTTTCCAATTGGCTGTTGATCGGTTCTAAAGCAAATTAATTCTACTTAAAAGGGCCAGCGAAGCACACTGCGAAGTCCTTATTATCAGCTGGTTCTCTCTAAATACAAAGCACTATTTTTACAATGACCTActaagcagaatattttttcagtagttAGGGGCACGGATTAGCTCTGGTTGTCACTGAGGGTGTCACTGTCATCCATTGAACCAGTAAAAAAAAGTCCTAAGAAGCTGTAGCTTGTGGGGCCACAGTGGCTCTGCAGAGGCTGTTGAAGGGACTCTAGCAGATGAGCAAAACCTGACTGACACAGCCTGAGACAGCCAGATGTCATGGAGGTTATGGTTTATTGTCAGATAAATTACTTCTGCTGTAGTGTTTCCTTTGAATAATTATTCATACTTTACAAGCCACCTACAGGTACTGGCTAAATGCATCTGGCTTCCCCTGCCTGATGTGTAGTGACCTGCTACCACAGCAGGCTGTCCCAGAGAGATTACAAATCTTTATAGCAGCAAGCCTCTGATTTATCAGCATTTCAAGAAATAGAGATAGGTATTAGGTAGGTTTTTAGTCAAAGATCAGGGTTTCTAACCCCAGGGCACAATCTGTAGAAAAGCTGACAACTTCCTTATTCCTTAAGGAGTATCCTGGAGAACATTAACccaatatttttctgtgcatgAGGTGTGAGAGAAAGTAGTTACACAAAGAACATCCAAAAATTTTAGCAGGCATTACAATCATTATAATCTAGTATCTCATAAGGTCTGCCAATGCACTTTATCTTGTGTGCTCCGAACAGCAGGCCCAAAGTTTCCTGAACATTATTGCCACACATCAAATCCAAAATAAATCGTCATCCTTTCCTCTTTGAATTTGTTCTGTGGCAGCAACTCATCTTGGCATGAAATATTAGCCATATGGACACTAGAATACCTGCTTTGACCTTGACCTCAGAGTAAGTGCTGCCAAAAATGTGAAGATAActcctgcttttcatttccaAGAGTGATGCTCCACAAGTATAGCATGATATGCTCTCCTGGTTGCATCTCTGTTTACAGAATATGTTTTTCCCTTTGACTAGGTGTTCTGCAAAGAGTATATTGTCTGTGCCTGGCTAGGAACTGGCAAGCAGTTACTGAGACAGTGATTTACTTGGCAGagatatttatttcagaattttttttaaaaaaagagctaaTTTTAGCATCAAGCAGTGGAAAGTGCATTGCTTGTAATTGGCTCTCACTATGTTATCAagtccatgttttcattttctggatACTCTGCGAAGCAACAGGAGGCTGCTGGGGGCAAGAGGAGGTGAATTTTGCTGattgcagagctctgtgctgttCTGGTTCAGAAATGACGTTCAGTGATCAAAGCAGAGCACTTAGCTGGACAGGAAGAATAGGTACTGCTCCTTCGGAGAGTTTTCACTATGTGTATGGCACTGCTTACAGATGGGTGTGAGTGATGCACAGGACTCAGAATAAACACATTTCATGGTATTTGCGTCTGACCAATGTGCAACAGAGCCCTAGGGCCCACTGGGCACATAATCAGATGTTCTTTTCCCAGGTCTcagccttctttttcttctggtgCCCATAACAGATATTCCCAAATGAGGTAGAACTAAATGGCATAACAATGCTCATGGAGGAAGCTGACAAGCCTGGGAAGGGtggagaaggaggcaggaaggTATTCCACAACAGTCTTGGCTGGAATGTGATCGTTGCCCACTTTGGAGTCCTGCACCTTTGATGAACTCGTCTCCCTGATTTCTTAAGACTGTGACTACATCTTTCACCTTAACGCTGCTCGTTGAAATCCACACTAGCACAGTGTTAATGCTGCCATCTGATGATGCTCAGTGGACTGTGCAAAATGGATTTATTCCGTGTGCTTCCTAGTGGGCAGAGATCCACATTACACTCGACAGCTTCAACATATGGAAACGGTGACGTGTGATTGATGTGGTCCCTGCAGGTCACGCTAACTCAGGGTGCATTAGCCCTGCATCCCGGGGAAGCTTATGATACTGCAGCTGCCCATGTCCATTATCTGGAGTACAAATAAATGGAAGAATCGGTGTTCCCAGCGGTGTGAATCTGGCACCTCATGAAATGATGTGCACTACAGAGTATGGCGGGAGGTGAATTTCTCACAATCCAGTCCCACAGCGTGTGTGAGCACAGAACAGGTTACAACCAAACATTGTACAAGGTTGAGAAGGACAGTTGTGTTAGATTGAGTCCGACCCCTAATAATCGcatggctttttaaaatggctgtgatagctttgttttcttcttcatttttagtattttccaCATCTCATACTCTAAAATAAGTGACTAGATTTTCTGAAGTTGCTAAATAAAGGACAGCGTATATAACCCAGGAAGCCCTCTCATCAGACATCCCTTCTTGACCTAATTTTCAGCAGGGGCTAAGCAGCTGCTCTCTCAAAAAGCAGATTGCTTAATGGCATCCAAGACTGGAGGCAGCCAAATGTCAGACTTTGCAGCCAAGAGTGAGCGGACTAAGGTTCCCCATAATGATGCGGACGTTCATCTGGAGACCTCCTggccaaaacaaaaataaaaacgtCTTTTGTTTCTACCCCTAAGGAGTAGGATGCTTTGTAGCTTCTATAGGGAAATCACCTGCCTAAGACACTTTTAAGCACTGTCCTGAGTCCCTGCTCCaagcttctctctccctttgCCACAGGGATTCCCTGTGACCTTCACATTCCCACCTTGCCACTCCCACTCCCACGGGGCCACTGCAGCTCCTGtagattttcctttctcttcctacTTTCCCAGAGAAGCCAACGAAGTTGGATGCTAGCTCTCCTGTCCTTCTGCAGAACATGGAAGGTATTCCTCCCTGCCAGATGCTCAAGCCATGCTGTTCCCTGTCCGCTGGTCCCTCCCTCATGTCTCACCCCctctctgtgttttttcctccaggTGTTCTACTGATCTTGGCACTGACAGAAGAGCTGGTGTTTTCTGTTCAGGTACTGTCTCCCACTGTCTCCTCCTCTCAGGGCTTCCCGATGGACACGACCACTATCGCAGCCATGGGAACAACACCTCGCCACAAAGACCACCATGTAGCAGAGCACCTTCCCACGTCTGCTCACACCATTCCCCATCCCGTCAGCCTGGCGGAGAAAGCCCTTTCCACCGGGCAAAAGCAAGCGAGCGGCCCCGGCCTCGGTGGAAAGGAAATGTATCATTTGTACAACCAGAGTGCTTTGTACTCGGGACAGACTCGCCCCAAGGGGAAAATATTCCAGGTTTTCAAAGGCAACTTCACAGAGTCCTCAGAGCCTTACCTAAAGACGACCCTGCACTCTCCTTTCCCTACCCTGAGGAGCACTTTCCCAGACCACCCGTTTCAGCCCCAAACCACAGCGTCCAGTGATCCCAATGGCACGGGGCTGGCAAGAACTACACACTCAGACCCTTCTCTCCGCCGTGACACCTCGGGAAAACTTAGGGAAGGAGAGCAAGGAGACGGGGCCGAGCTAGTGGTGCAGGAGGCAGATTTTGCCACCACAACTGCTGGACCATCAACTGATCCTGAAGCAGTGTCGGTGCCTTTTAAACCCACCCGCTACGGCGTATGGGATATGCTGAGCAAAACCAACTCTTGGGTAACCTTGAATCTCAGTACAAGTGTCCCTCTGTTTGCTGGCCCTGGatctgcaacagcagcagcgGGTCACTCAGTTGAGACCAGCTTTGACGTCAGCATCTCCTCTACGGCAGCCGGAGACCCCAAGGGACCGGCTCCAACGCAGCGCGGCGCAGTGACTAATGCGACCTTGCTGggcagtgctctctctgcagcGCCCGCCACGAGGTTGTCCAGCTCCATTTCCACTGCTGGCTCCACCGCCACCGGGAACTTCCTAAACAGACTGGTTCCTGCCGGGACCTGGAAACCTGGAGTGCAAGGAAATATCTCCCATGTCACTGAGGGAGAcaaaccccagcacagagcaaccATCTGTCTCAGCAAGATGGACATTGCCTGGATCATTCTGGCCATCAGTGTACCTATATCCTCGTGTTGTAAGTTAATTGccactttattttgctttctttttctctttccttaaaattctgattttggCCCATGATTCAAGGACCAGATGCAGAGCTTGAGATGGATGAGAAGCAGTCACTAGACAGCTAACATGTTCACCAACCAAAGTGCTTAGCTCCGAAATGCAGGACTGCCACGTTTACACTCAAAGCATACTTGCTCCGTTGCTATTAGAAATCACTTAGTGTTTTGGGACCTACTGTTTGAGAGTGTAACACAAGGCTGAACAAGTCTAGAAGGTGAAGGAGCTTTACTTCAAGTTATTTAAGCTCGTAACAAAATAATTGTACAAGTCTTTAATCTAGGAACCACTATATTCTGGTCTGGAATTGAGTTTTAAAGCCCCCTGCTAACCCAAAGGATTAATGACAGTTGTTATGACTGTTACCTTAGGAAACATCAGTTTCCCAGCACAATAAAATATTCCATTGCAGGCAGTTTGTGAACTGTGAGATTTTTAAAGTCTGATAACAAAATTGCTAGTTTCCTCCATTTTAATTCTAACTTTGCAGCTGCCAAGGGAGCAGGAAGAATTTGAAATCCTGGCCTTCAGACAACCAGAAGTCAGCCACCTGCAGCACCAGGGCAAGCTGGGTTCCCAGAGCTGGCTTAGAGTCTCATCATTTGACTCAGTTACAAAAAATACCAGAGAAATTATTAGAAAGCTCATGGGTGGATGCCAGGGTGTCCCCTGCTTACCTGGGTTATATCTGACAGGTATGACAATGTGTTCTCTGGGGTTTCACTCCACAGAGCCAAGAAGGAGCCACTGAATAGTTTGTGGGCTGTGATTGTGCTGATCTGTCTGGAgtgaaacaaaaacataaacattTCGCAGCTGTGCTGCCGGAGAAAACATGAAAGGGTGGCAGCCAACAATATTGAGTATTAATCCTGGTATTTACAGCTAGGAGCTGTACTGAGCTCAAGGCTAGGTGAGCTGACCAAGCCAGTCTCGCACACAGCTGACTCCTGCCAAAAAGGACAGTGCTGCCCTCTCTGAGGCACAGCCACCTGGTCCCGCCCCTCTCCCTCTGCCCACACTTGACCTGACACCTCTCTGAGCCACTTTCAGGTTGCTAAAGTGGCCAAAAAAGTATTCACTTTGCTTTTTGGTATTTTCTGTCCGCCCAGTGAGCTGAATCAGCTCCCCGCAGGGTCAGACGAGCACAAGACCTGGAGTGTATGAGGCTGCAGGAATGCACACCTGGAGAGGGAACAGCTCTGAGCCTTTTGGCAGCTGCAAATTGTTGGATGGGCTCAGCGTATTTGTTAGACTTGTACCTCTGGGACCACTGGTTCTGCTATTGCCAACGTGATTAAAACCATGAGTGATAACAAAGCTTA encodes:
- the TMEM108 gene encoding transmembrane protein 108 isoform X2; the protein is MIFSGVLLILALTEELVFSVQVLSPTVSSSQGFPMDTTTIAAMGTTPRHKDHHVAEHLPTSAHTIPHPVSLAEKALSTGQKQASGPGLGGKEMYHLYNQSALYSGQTRPKGKIFQVFKGNFTESSEPYLKTTLHSPFPTLRSTFPDHPFQPQTTASSDPNGTGLARTTHSDPSLRRDTSGKLREGEQGDGAELVVQEADFATTTAGPSTDPEAVSVPFKPTRYGVWDMLSKTNSWVTLNLSTSVPLFAGPGSATAAAGHSVETSFDVSISSTAAGDPKGPAPTQRGAVTNATLLGSALSAAPATRLSSSISTAGSTATGNFLNRLVPAGTWKPGVQGNISHVTEGDKPQHRATICLSKMDIAWIILAISVPISSCSVLLTVCCMRRKKKTSNPENNLSYWNNAITMDYFNRHAVELPREIQSLETSEDHLSEPRSPANGDYRDSGMVLVNPFCQETLFVGHEQVSEI
- the TMEM108 gene encoding transmembrane protein 108 isoform X1 yields the protein MKRSLQVLYCQLFSVLLILALTEELVFSVQVLSPTVSSSQGFPMDTTTIAAMGTTPRHKDHHVAEHLPTSAHTIPHPVSLAEKALSTGQKQASGPGLGGKEMYHLYNQSALYSGQTRPKGKIFQVFKGNFTESSEPYLKTTLHSPFPTLRSTFPDHPFQPQTTASSDPNGTGLARTTHSDPSLRRDTSGKLREGEQGDGAELVVQEADFATTTAGPSTDPEAVSVPFKPTRYGVWDMLSKTNSWVTLNLSTSVPLFAGPGSATAAAGHSVETSFDVSISSTAAGDPKGPAPTQRGAVTNATLLGSALSAAPATRLSSSISTAGSTATGNFLNRLVPAGTWKPGVQGNISHVTEGDKPQHRATICLSKMDIAWIILAISVPISSCSVLLTVCCMRRKKKTSNPENNLSYWNNAITMDYFNRHAVELPREIQSLETSEDHLSEPRSPANGDYRDSGMVLVNPFCQETLFVGHEQVSEI